A genome region from Rubinisphaera margarita includes the following:
- a CDS encoding FG-GAP-like repeat-containing protein — MTPSVTTAILGSPARRLQSFARLGSASEQCEPRLLLSGVADDQDDGTAPELQLSESTILGRNLATGMWTMSRHVGSEIINLEIGVWTPDKAWSYINTGDFNGDGRADLFGVDQYGELFVSLIDEAILDGDATLQVQSYGNWGTQVPWVDVRVGDFNGDQLDDIAVRNSRTGRWVVGGNTGDEQFSLAVAGTWPTSRTWVDVRVGDFNGDGFDDLIGRDLQYGRWMLAQSDGQPQPTFTYAYYAEWSSSVDWQDVTIVDLNHDGRDELLARNASAQVWWNTLSTDEAAITQSYGKYSNTAEWTDWSIIDTDSERPPMVLARHVASGWWFLGERIEDRLVVRRVSKWAQQVEWTDVSTVDLRGTGNYQVIGRNPITGAWVSSELIRPSIAAQTGLDYATSAKVAFRWDPTTLWNNVGSTDGLPPGGKAPGYAESIAPVDDDPDLSRVLIIGDSISIGYTLTVREELAGVANVHRPADNARMTTYGLEHLTEWITVNGNRRWDAIYFNFGLHDMVYVDENGIGTTPELGTFRTTPDQYQQNLMLIATLLQSTGATVIFGNTTPIPEGAPNRLPETVDIYNQAAAEVMAQLGIPIHDLNSFVAGHSMPLHITSDIHFTEYGSMELGKEVARYIGDALSQRP, encoded by the coding sequence ATGACGCCGTCGGTGACGACCGCAATTCTGGGATCACCCGCGCGGCGACTTCAGAGCTTCGCCCGGCTCGGCTCGGCTTCCGAACAATGTGAGCCGCGACTTCTCCTGAGTGGAGTGGCCGACGATCAGGACGACGGAACGGCTCCCGAGCTTCAGCTCTCAGAAAGTACGATCCTGGGCCGCAATCTGGCGACCGGGATGTGGACGATGAGTCGGCACGTCGGCTCTGAGATCATCAATCTCGAGATCGGCGTCTGGACGCCCGACAAAGCCTGGAGCTACATCAATACAGGCGACTTCAACGGCGACGGTCGGGCCGATCTGTTTGGCGTCGATCAGTACGGGGAACTGTTCGTCAGTCTGATCGACGAAGCGATCCTCGATGGCGACGCGACGCTGCAGGTGCAGTCGTACGGCAACTGGGGAACGCAGGTGCCGTGGGTCGATGTCCGTGTTGGCGACTTTAACGGCGATCAACTCGATGATATCGCTGTGCGGAACTCCAGAACCGGTCGCTGGGTCGTTGGTGGAAATACCGGCGACGAGCAATTCTCGCTGGCCGTAGCGGGAACGTGGCCGACATCGCGGACCTGGGTGGATGTCCGTGTCGGCGACTTCAATGGCGATGGCTTCGACGACCTGATTGGTCGGGATCTCCAGTACGGACGATGGATGCTGGCCCAGTCCGATGGCCAGCCGCAGCCGACCTTCACATACGCCTACTACGCGGAGTGGTCCAGCTCGGTCGACTGGCAGGATGTCACAATTGTGGACCTGAATCACGACGGCCGTGACGAACTTCTCGCTCGCAACGCCAGTGCCCAGGTCTGGTGGAACACGCTCAGCACAGACGAGGCGGCGATCACCCAGAGCTACGGCAAGTACTCGAACACGGCCGAGTGGACCGACTGGTCGATCATCGACACCGACAGCGAACGTCCGCCGATGGTGCTGGCCCGTCACGTGGCGAGTGGGTGGTGGTTTCTTGGTGAACGGATCGAGGACCGGCTTGTCGTCCGCCGCGTCAGCAAGTGGGCTCAACAGGTCGAATGGACCGATGTTTCGACCGTCGATCTGCGGGGAACGGGAAACTATCAGGTGATTGGACGCAATCCGATTACCGGAGCCTGGGTTTCATCGGAACTGATCCGTCCTTCCATCGCTGCTCAAACGGGGCTCGACTACGCGACGTCCGCGAAAGTGGCCTTCCGCTGGGATCCGACGACACTCTGGAACAATGTCGGATCAACAGACGGACTCCCACCAGGCGGCAAGGCTCCAGGCTACGCGGAATCGATCGCTCCGGTGGATGACGATCCTGATCTGTCGCGTGTACTGATTATCGGTGACTCGATTTCGATCGGTTATACGCTGACTGTTCGCGAGGAGCTGGCCGGCGTGGCCAATGTGCATCGTCCAGCAGACAACGCGCGAATGACAACCTATGGTCTCGAGCATCTCACCGAATGGATCACGGTGAATGGCAACCGAAGATGGGATGCCATTTACTTCAATTTCGGCCTGCACGACATGGTCTATGTCGATGAGAATGGGATCGGGACCACTCCGGAGCTGGGGACCTTTCGCACGACTCCCGACCAGTATCAGCAGAACCTGATGCTGATTGCGACGCTGCTGCAATCGACCGGAGCGACTGTGATCTTCGGCAATACGACCCCGATTCCCGAAGGAGCACCGAACCGATTGCCGGAGACCGTCGACATCTATAATCAGGCCGCCGCAGAAGTCATGGCTCAGCTCGGCATTCCGATTCACGATCTCAACAGTTTCGTCGCCGGTCATTCGATGCCGCTGCACATCACCTCGGACATCCACTTCACCGAGTACGGCTCCATGGAACTCGGCAAGGAAGTGGCGAGATATATCGGCGATGCACTCAGTCAACGGCCATAA